Below is a window of Shinella sp. PSBB067 DNA.
CCGGTCATTTCGGCGCGCTGGTCGGCTTCGAGCTGAAGGGCGGGCGCGAAGCCGGCCGCCGCTTCATCGACAGCCTCCAGCTCTTCTACCATCTCGCCAATATCGGCGACGCGCGCTCGCTGGCCATCCATCCCTCGACGACGACCCATTCGCAGCTCACGCTGGAGGACCAGCTCGCAACCGGCGTCACCCCCGGCTACGTGCGTCTGTCCATCGGCCTCGAACACCCGGATGACCTGATCGCCGATCTGGAACGAGCCATTGCGCTGGCCTGAGGCCGGCCACCCGATCGGCGTGCGACCCCGGCGCTCCTCCTCGCGCCGGGGTCTTTCCGTGATCGCCGCTTTCCCATCAATTCCACGCCTGACCGGTCTGCCGGCTCCGCGACGGCAGGTGCTGGCGCAGATCGAGACTGTCTGGAGCGCCGGCCCCGGTGAGGAGCCGCCGCGCCGTTCGGCCATCATTGCGGAAATCGCCGCAAGCCGCAGCGCCGCCGGCATGGTGTGTTCCGCAGCGGGGGGAGGTAGCGGAGTAAGGGGAGAAGCCCCGATTCTTGGAGCTGCGCGCGGAGCCGAATCTTTTCCCAACGCCGCGCATTTTGGAAAATCCTGCCTGTTCCCGCGCATTAGTCTATATAATTTATAGATTATATGATTATCGATCCAACGGGGACATCATGACCGACGATATTCGTTCCGGCGTCAACCGCCGCAATCTCCTGAAGCTTACCGCCGTCGCCGGCGTGGTGGCGGGCACCGGCCTTCTTTCGGCGCGCACGGCCGCGGCCGGGGAGGAGCTTTCGCTCAAGGGCAAGCGCATCGGCATCAGCACCGCCGGGACCGACCACTTCTTCGATCTCCAGGCCTACAACGCCCAGATCGAGGAGGTTAAGCGCCTCGGCGGCGAACCGATCGCCGTCGATGCCGGTCGCAACGACGGCAAGCTCGTCTCGCAGCTCCAGACGCTGATCGCCCAGAAGCCGGATGCCATCGTCCAGCTTCTCGGTACGCTCAGCGTCATCGATCCCTGGCTGAAGAAGGCGCGCGAGGCCGATATCCCCGTTCTCACCATTGATGTCGGCTCCGTCAATTCGATCAACAACGCCACCTCCGACAACTGGGGCATCGGCAAGGACCTCGCCCTCCAGCTTGTCTCCGACATCGGCGGCGAGGGCAACATCGTCGTCTTCAACGGCTTCTACGGCGTCACGCCCTGCGCCATCCGCTACGACCAGCTCGTCAATGTCGTGAAGTATTTCCCGAAGGTGCAGATTGTGCAGCCGGAGCTGCGCGACGTGATCCCGAACACCGTCCAGGACGCCTTCACCCAGATCACCGCGATCCTCGCCAAGTATCCGGAAAAGGGGTCGATCAAGGCGATCTGGTCGGCCTGGGACATCCCGCAGCTCGGCGCCACGCAGGCGCTTGCCGCCGCCGGCCGCACGGAGATCAGGACCTACGGCGTCGACGGCAGCCCGGAAGTGCTCCAGCTCGTCGCCGACCCGAACTCGCCGGCTGCCGCCGACGTCGCCCAGCAGCCGGCCGAGCTCGGCCGCGTCGCGATCCAGAACGTCGCCCGCCACCTCGCCGGGCAGACGCTGCCGCGCGAGACCTACGTGCCGGCGCTTCTCGCCAACAAGCAGAATGTCGGCGAAATCTCCAAGAAACTCGGCATCGGCTGATTTTGAAGCGCCCCCTCATCCGGCCCTTCGGGCCACCTTCTCCCCGCCGGGGAGAAGGAGAGGGAGGGAATGCGGCCCCTCGTTTCCCCTTCTCCCTCGGGGAGAAGGGGCCGGCAGGCGGATGAGGGGGCTTTTACAATGAGGACAACGGCCATGGCGGATACGGCAGAGGGCGGCGCGGCAGTCGTCCGGCTCGAAAACATCGTCAAGCGCTTCGGCGGCGCGCAGGCGCTTTCGGGGGCGTCGCTCACCGTCAGGCGCGGCTCGGTGCATGGCCTCGTCGGCCAGAACGGCGCGGGCAAGTCGACGCTGATCAAGCTCATCGCCGGCCTTCACCGGGTGGACGAAGGCACGGTCGAGATCGACGGCAAGGCCCATGACCGGCTGACGCCGCATCTCGTGGAAGAGCTCGGCATCCATTTCATCCACCAGGATCGGCTGCTCGTGCCGACCTTCACGGTGGGCGAGGCGCTGTTCCTCGGGCGCGAGCCGCGCATTCCCGGCACCCCCTTCCTCGATCGCGCGGCGATGCGGCGCAGGTCCGCCGAGATTCTTCAGCGCTACTTCGGTCTCTCGCTGCCCCATTCGGCGCTGATCGCCGACCTTTCGGCGGCGGAAAAGCAGATCGTGCAGATCACCCGCGCGCTCATCGCCAATCCCAAGGTGCTGGTCTTCGACGAGCCGACCGCCGCGCTCGTCCGGCGCGAGGCGGACCTTCTCTTCCAGCTCATCCGCCGCCTCGCCGCCGAGGGCGTCACCGTCCTCTACATCTCGCATTATCTCGGCGAGATCGTCGATCTCTGCGACACGGTCACGGTGCTGCGCAACGGCCGCGATGTCGCGACCCTGCCCGTCGCCGAGACGTCGGCGGCCGAGATCGGCGCGCTGATGGTCAACCGCGATATCGGCGAGCTTTACCCGAAGCCCGCCGTCACGCCCGGCGAGGTGATCCTGCAGGTGGAGAACCTGGCGCTCGCAGACCGCTTCGACGCCGTCTCCTTCTCGCTGCGCAAGGGCGAGGTCCTCGGCCTCACCGGCCTCGTCGGTTCGGGCGCGAAGGAGGTGGTGCGCACGCTCTTCGGCCTCGACCGGCCGACCGGCGGCACCGTTTCCGTCAAGGGCGAGACGGTGTTCTCCGCCGATCCCGCCGCCGCGACGGAGCGCCACCTGGCGCTCGTGCCGGAGGACCGCCGCCGCGACGGCGTCGCGCTCGACCTTTCCGTCACCGAGAACACCACGCTCGCCAGCCTCGACCGCTTTTCCCGCGGCCTTATCGACCGCGGCGCGGAACGGCGGCAGACGGAAGACCTCGTCAAGCGGCTGCAGGTCAAGACCGACGGCGTCGATGCGCTTGTGAAGACGCTCTCGGGCGGCAACCAGCAGAAGGTGGCGATCGCCAAGTGGCTGAGCCGCCAGTCGGAAATCTACCTGCTCGACGAGCCCACGGTCGGCGTCGATATCGCCGCCAAGGTGGAGATCTACCGGCTGATCGGGGAACTTGCCGAGCGCGGCGCGGGCGTCCTCGTGCTCTCCTCCGATATCGAGGAACTGCTCGGCGTCACCGATCGCCTGCTCGTCTTCTTCCGCGGCCGCGTCACGCGGCAGTTCATCTCCTCCGAAACGAGCCCGGATCAGGTCCTTGCGGACGTGACGGGCGCCTACGAGACGCTTCGCCATGCTGGTTGACGCCCCCTATATCCCGGCTTCCGCGCTCGAAGTCGAGGCGCAGAAGGCATTCGAGACGCCCCGTACCGGCCCGGCCTTCGGCCGACGCCTCGCCACGCTGGCGCTCCGGGGCGGCGCGCTCGCCGTCTTCGTCGGCGTCCTCGTCGTCTTCTCCGCCGCCGCGCCGTTCTTCCTCACGGTCGGCAATATCGGCAACGTGCTCGGCCAGTCGGCCATTGCGGGCGTGCTCGCCATCGGGCTCACCATCGTCATCATCGCTGGTGGCTCGAATGTCGTGACCGGCGGCATCGACCTGTCGCTCGCCGCCAATATGGGCCTCAGCGCCGCCGTCTATGCCACACTGGTGCAGGCGGGGCATGGCGACGGCGTCGCGATTGCCGGCGCGCTCGCCACCGGGCTCGCCATCGGCGCGGTCAATGCCGCCGCCGTCACGCTCGCGGGCATCGTGCCGCTGCTGGCGACGCTTGCCGTCATGAACGTCGTCGCCGGGCTCGAACTGGTGCTGACGCAGAACACCGTCGTCCCGGCTTCGAGCGAATTCCTCTCGGCGCTTTCGGCCGGCGGTCCGTTCGGCATTCCCGTGCTCGCCTATCTCCTCCTCGGCTTCACGCTCGTCGTCGCCGCCATCGTGCAGTACACGCCGCTGGGCCTGCGCCTCTACGCGGTCGGCGCATTCCCGGATGCCGCGCGGGCGGCGGGCCTGCCCGTCAAGTCCTTCGTCGCGGGCTCGTTCCTGGCGAGCGGCCTGTGCGGCGGGCTCGCCGGCATCCTGTCGGTCTCCTACCTCTCGGGCAGCACCACCGGGGCCGGCGACATGCTGCTGCCGGTCGTCGTCACCGCCCTGCTCGGCACGGTCTTTTCCGGCCGGCTTGTGCCGACCGTCACGGGCACGCTGCTGTCGGCGCTCTTCGTCGGCTTCCTCATCAACGGCTTCCAACTCCTCAACATTTCCAGCACGCTGGTCAGCGGCGTGCAGGGACTGCTGATCCTGCTCGTCGTTTCCGCCACCACGCTGCTCGGCCGCAAGGAGAATGCCTGACATGGCGACCGTCGCTCTCTCCTCCCTCGGCCGCGGCGCCGCCCGCTATGCGCTGGTCGCGGCGCTCGCCGCCGTCTTCGCCCTCTTCGCGACGCTTGCGCCCGGTTTCCTCACCGGCGCGAACCTCCTCAGCGTGCTGGTGAACAATTTCGCCCTGCTCGCCATCGTCGCCATCGCCATGACCTTCGCCGTCTCGGCGGGCGGCATCGACCTTTCGGTCGGCACGGCGGTGGATTTTTCGAGCTTCGCCTTCGTCTCGCTGGTGCTTGCCGGGCAGCCGGTCGCGCTTGCCGCCCTCGGCGGGCTTGCCGGCGGGGCGCTGGTCGGCCTCTTCAACGCCGTGCTCATCGCCGGCATCGGCATCTCGCCGTTCCTCGCCACGCTCGGCACGCTCTTCGTCGGCCGCAGCGTGCAGCAACTGCTGACGAACGGCGGCAACCCGGTCTACCTGCCGCCGGCCGGCGTGCCGGAAGCCTTCCGCTTCCTCGGCCACGGCACGCTCGCCGGCCTACCCGTGCCGCTCGTCGTCACCGCGCTCGTCATCGGCGGGGCCTGGGTCGTGCTCTCGCGCACGCGTTTCGGCCGGGTGGCGCTCGCCACCGGCATCCAGGCGAGCGTCGTGCGCTATTCGGGCCTGCGCCTGCCGCGCATCACCGCGGCCACCTACATTCTGGTCTCGACCATCGCCGCCGTGGTCGGCCTCATCCTCACCTCGACGGTCACGGTCTACATCCCGTCCTCCGGCAATGCCTTCCTCCTCAACGCCATCGGCGCCACCTTCATCGGCACGACCTTCGATCCGCACGGCCGGCCGAACGTGCCGGGCACCGTTCTCGGCGTGCTGCTGCTCGGCGTCGTCGCCAACGGGCTCCTGCTGTCGGGCCTCAATTTCTACTGGCAGCAGGTCGGCACCGGCCTCCTCATCTTCTCCGTCCTCGCCATCGGCTTCGCCAACCGCAAGGCCGCCGGCCGGGCCTGAACCCGGATTCATCGAAAGGATTCTTCATGAGCAGCGTCACCCGGCTCTCCGAACCCCCGCAAAACGCCCGCCGCATCGCCAGCGAGGAGGAGGCGCTCGCCGTTGCCCGCACGCTTGCCACCGAGTTCGCCGGCGGCGCGAGCCGGCGGGACTACGAGCGGGCGCTGCCGCATGAGGAGCTCGACAGGCTCTCCGCCTCCGGCCTCCTCGCCATCACCGTTCCGGCCGAATATGGCGGCATCGACGTCTCCAACGCCGTGCTCGCCGAGGTGACGGCGATCCTCTCGGAGGCCGACAGCTCGATCGGCCAGATCCCGCAGAACCATTTCTACATTCTCGAAGCGCTCCGCCACGACGGCAGCGAGGCGCAGAAGCGCTTCTATTTCGGGCGGGCGCTTGCCGGCGAGCGTTTCGGCAACGCCCTTTCCGAGGTCGGCACGAAGACGGTGGGCGACTACAACACCCGCATCACGCGCGATGGCGCGGGTTTCCGCATCAACGGGCGGAAATTCTATTCGACAGGCGTTCTCTTCGCCCATTGGGTGGCGATCTTCGCGCTCGACGAGGAGGATCGCCTCACCATGTCGTTTGCCCCGCGCGAGACCGAGGGCATCGAGATCGTCGACGACTGGGACGGCTTCGGCCAGCGCACGACCGGGAGCGGCACGACGATCCTGCACGACGTCTACGTGCCGGCCGATGCCGTCGTGCCGCACCAGAAAGGGTTCGAGCGCCCGGGCACGATCGGCTCGGTCGGCCAGATCATCCATGCCGGTATCGACCTCGGCATCGCGCGCGCCGCCCTGAAGGAGACGATCGGCTACGTCCGCGACCGGGCGCGGCCCTGGACCGACAGCGGCGTCGAGCGCGCCGCGGACGATCCGCTGACCATCGCCCGGATCGGCGAACTCGCCATCCGCGTCGAGGCCGCCGTGGCGACGCTGGAGCGGGCGGGGCGCAAGATCGACCAGGCGCAGGTGAACCTCAATGCGGACAATGCCGTCGCCGCGACGCTGGCGGTGGCCGCCGCCAAGGTGCTGACGACGGAGCTCGCCATCGACGCCACCAACGTGCTCTTCGAACTGGCCGGCTCGTCCGCCACCAGGCGCGGCCTCAACCTCGAGCGCCACTGGCGCAACGCCCGCACCCATACGCTGCACGATCCTGTGCGCTGGAAGTACCATGTCGTGGGCAACTATCACCTCAATGGCGTCACGCCGCCGAAAAGCGGCGCGCTCTGACATCCGCCCCTCGTGGTGAGGGTGGTCGCCTGGCCGCAACTCTCCGGGGTTGCGGCCTTTTTTGCGGGAGCATGCCTCGGTCGGGAATACAGGTTGCCAACGACGGAAGGCGGCCTTCGGCCGCCTCCGGTTCTCCTGCCCGGGGCCTGCCTCAGCTATAGAGGCTCGGCTCCGGCACGCGGCCGTTGAGCGCGAAATCGCCGACTTCGCGGGCCTTGTAGAAGACCGGGTCGTGCAGCGTGTGGGTGCGCACGTTGCGCCAGTAGCGGTCGAAGCGGTGGTGCGAGGCGGTCGAGCGGGCACCGGTCAGCTCGAATATCCTGGACGTGACTTCGAGCGCGACATGGGTGGCGTTGACCTTTGCCGCATAGGCCTCGATCGCCGCCTCGCCGCGTTCGCGCGCGGTGACGCCCCGGCCGCGTGCGAGCGCCGACTGGACGGCCGATGCCGCTGCGTCGGCAAGGGCGGCGGAGGCCTTCAGCGCCGCGCGGAACTCGCCGATGCGCTCCAGGATATACGGATCCTCGCTCGCCTTTTCGAGCCCGGACGTGACCCAGGGGCGCGTCGTGGTCCGCACATAGTCTTCGGCCACCGCCAGCGCGCCCTCGGCCGTGCCGATATAGAAGTTGACGAAGACGAGCTGGATCAGCGGCGTGTTGAACGTCGCCTGCACCGGCGGAGCGGCATCCTTCCCCGCGAGCGGCAGCAGGAAGTCGCTTTCATAGACCGGGAAATCCCTGAACTCCACGCTGCCGCTGTCGGAGAGCCGCTGGCCGATATTGTCCCAGTCGTCATTGGCGATGTAGCCGGCCCGGTCCGTCGGCAGCACGAGATTGGCGACCTCCTCGCCGAAGGCCGCATTGGCGTTGATGCGGTCGGAGACATGCGCGCCGGTCGAGAAGGTCTTCTTGCCGTTGAGGAGATAGTGGTCGCCGCTGCGGGCCAGCGTCAGGCCGGGATCGCGCGGGTTGACGGCAGCGCCCCAGTAGAGCGACTTGGCGACCGTCTCGACGCCGAGGTCCCAGGCCTTGTCCGGGTCGTCGGCGGCCCAGTAGACGTATTGGCTGTTGACGAAATGATAGCCGAGCAACTGGCCGATCGAGCTTTCGCCGCGCGCGAGGATGCGCACCAGCCGCAGCCCGTCAACCCAGTCGAGCCCGCCGCCGCCGATCTCGGCGGGGTGCAGCGCGGTGAGCAGGCCTTCCTGCCTCAATCGGTCGATTTCCGCCAGCGGCGGCCTGCCCTCGGCATCGAGCTGCGCGCCGCGGCGTGCTAGGTCGGCGGCAATCTCCCCGGCCCTTGCAAAGAGGCGGGTCCTGATCTCCCGAGGGTCTGCTTCCTTGACGAGATGCAATGCGGTCATGGTCTGTCTCCTGCTGTCCGGCCGATACCGGGCGGAGCGCGCGGTCGGGGCGGGGTGAACGGCGGCGACGGTCCCCGCCGCTTGCGCGCATCTTCCCAGACGCCCCGGCCGGCAACCAGAAAAGCCGTTTCCGAAATTAATCTATATAAAAGATAGAATTTCTGTATTTTGGCGATGAAGGCGCTATCTTCGCCTCCGGTCGATGCCGTCAGGCATCCTCGATACCTGGAGATACCCATGGCACGCCATATCCGTTTCAACGCCTTCGACATGAACTGCGTTGGCCACCAGTCCCCCGGACTGTGGGCGCATCCGCGCGACAAGTCCTTCAAGTACAAGGACCTGGACTATTGGCAGGACCTTGCCCGCACGCTGGAGCGCGGCATCTTCGACGGCATCTTCATCGCCGACGTCATCGGCTATTACGACGTCTACAAGGGCTCGAACTACCATGCCATCCACCAGGCCGCGCAGATCCCGGTGAACGATCCGCTGCAACTCGCCGCCCCCATCGCGCTCGCCACGGAACATCTCGGCATCGGCATCACGGCCTCCACCTCCTTCGAGCATCCCTATACCTTCGCCCGTCGTCTTGCGACGGCGGACCATCACTCCAAGGGCCGCGTCGGCTGGAACATCGTCACCTCCTATCTGGAGAGCGGCGCGAAGAATGTCGGGCAGGGCGGCCTTCGCCGGCACGACAACCGCTACGAGGTCGCCGCCGAATATGTCGAGGTGCTCTACAAGCTGCTCGAAGGCTCCTGGGAGGAGGGGGCGGTGGTGCGCGACGGCGACCGGCGCGTCTTCACCCATCCGGAAAAGGTCCATGAGATCGCCCACAAGGGCAAGTATTTCGAGGTGCCGGGCTACGGCCTCACCGAGCCCTCGCCGCAGCGCACGCCGGTTCTCTATCAGGCCGGAGCCTCCGGGCCGGGCAAGGCCTTCGCCGCCGCCCATGCCGAATGCATCTTCGTCGCCGCGCCGACGAAATCGGTGCTGAAGGCCTATGTCGCCGATATTCGCCAGCGCATCGCCGCTGCCGGCCGCGACCCGAGTAAGGTCTATATCTACACCCTCGTCACCATCATCACCGACGAGACCGAGGAGAAGGCGCAGCAGAAGTTCGCGGATTACAGGAGCTACGTCTCCTATGACGGCTCGCTGACCTTCATGTCCGGCTGGAGCGGCATCGACTTCGGCCAGTATGCGCCGACGGACGTCGTCGAGAAGATCGAGACGAACGCCATCCACTCCTTCGTCGAGCACATTGCCGGCGGCGACAAGTCATGGACCATCGATGAACTCGCCCGGTTCGGCGGCATCGGCGGCATGGGGCCGGTCTTCGTCGGCTCGCCGGAGCGCATTGCCGACATCCTGCAGGAATGGGTCGCGGACACGGATGTCGACGGCTTCAACCTCGCCTATGCGGTGACGCCGGACAGTTTCGAGGATGTCGTCGGCCATGTCGTGCCCGAATTGCAGAAGCGCGGCGCCTATCCGACAGCCTACAAGCCCGGAACGTTGCGGGAGAAGCTGTTCGGTGCAGGGCCGTATCTGCCGCAGTCCCATCCGGCGGAGGGATACCGCGATATCGCGGCCCTGAAGCGCCGCGAGGCCGGGAATGCGCCGGCGCTGAAGTCTGTCGGTGCATGACATCATTTCCATGACGGCGCCCTCGAATACCGATCACCGCCCTGTTCGCCCGGTCGTCGCCATCATCGGCGGCGGCTTTACCGGTGCGGCCTGTGCCTTTCACCTCGCCGGGACGCTTCCCGATGGCCTCGCGAGGATCGTCGTTTTCGAACCGCGGTCGATGCTCGGCGGCGGCCTCGCCTATGATACGGCCGAGCAGGCGCACCGCATCAATGTGCCCGCGGCGCTCATGTCGCTGGTCCCGGACGAAGGCGACCATTTTCAGCGTTGGCTTGAGGGGAGCGGTGTTCTTGCCGCCGATCCGGATGCCGTCACGCCGGGCGGGCATGTCTTCGCGCGCCGCTCGGCATTCGGCTCATATGTCGCCGCAAGTCTTGCCCCGCTTGTCGAAAGCGGCGCGATCGAGCATCGCCGCGATCCTGTCCGCAAGATTGCGGCGACAAGGGCCGGGCGTTGGACGATCGAGGCCGGGGACGGTGGGGTGCTGGAAGCCGATATCGTCGTCATCGCGACGACGCATCCCAGTCCGTCGCCGCCGTCAATGGTCGATCGCGCGCTTTCAGGCCACACAGGCTACATCTCCGATGCCACGGTTCCCCGCGCCCTCATGGACATTGGCAGGGACGACCGGGTGCTGATCATCGGCATGGGGCTCACCGCCGCGGATGTCATTGCGACGCTCGATGCCGGGGGCCATCGGGGCAGGATCACGGCCGTCTCGCGCCGCGGCCTTCGCTCGCGCGGGCATAACCTTTCGCCCCAGGAACCATTCGGCGAGTTTGCCGATCCCCCGTCGCGTTCGGCGCGCGCCCTGCTCCGGCGCGTGCGCGACAGCGTGGCCGTGGCCGAGGCTTCGGGGCTCTCCTGGCATGCGGTTTTCGACCAGCTTCGCAAACAGGGCGGCGATATCTGGCGTGCGTTGCCGATCGTGGAGCGCCGGCGCCTCGTACGCTACCTTCGGCCGTTTTGGGATGTGCACCGATTCCGTATCGCACCGCAGGTGGAGGCGATCATCGAACGACGGCTGGCGGCCGGGACCCTCTCGTTTCACGCAGCGGCCATCGCCGGCGTGAAACGCAGCGGAGCAGGCGCCGTTTCTGTAGACTTTCGCCCGCCCCATGGGCGGCAGCCGTTCCAGGAGCAGTACGACAGCGTGGTCGTGACGACCGGCCCGGCCCATGGGGCCGTTCTCTCAAGCCAGTCGTTCCTTAAAGGCCTTTCGGATGCGGGGAGGCTGCAGCCGGATGCCGTCGGGCTCGGCATCGCCGTCGACGAACAAAGCCGTGCCATCGATGCGACCGGGCAGGTGGCGGACAATCTCTATATCGCCGGCCCGCTGGCGCGCGGCACGTTCGGGGAACTGATGGGCCTGCCCCAGGTGGTAAATCATGCCGCTTTCGTCTCTGAAAGCATCGCAAGCCAGGTGAGATCGCTGGCCAGCCTGCCTTCCCCGTCACGCTAGTTTACCGAGCAAATCCAGCGGTCCGATTCGCCGTAAGCAGGTTCAAGTCCTTTGAACGCCTGCCTTCGCGGCTTCGGCCGCAGCCGATGCGCTACTTGAGCGACAGCGCCTGGCGAAACGGAACTCCACAAGTTGCAAGCCGGCGGCTGTAATATTAGGCTTGGCTGGTCGAAGTCGGCGGATGGGATATAGACTCGGGGTTGAAACCGGGCGCCGGCCTCTCGTGGGGGCGATCATGCAGCATGGGGATGTCGAGAACTACGGTTTCGACCAAATACTCAAGGCCGAGTACGACGCCATCAAAACGCGCCGGGGCGGCGGGCCCGGACGGGGGGAGGGCGTATCCGGGGAAGACGTGCCCGCCTCTCTCTTCGGCGTCGCCCTGTCCGGGGGCGGCATCCGTTCGTCGAGCTTTTGCCTCGGCGTCCTCCAGGCGCTCCACGCACACGGCCTCATTCGGCGGATGGACTACCTTTCCACCGTTTCCGGAGGGGGGCATATCGGCGCGAGCATGGTCGCGGCGATGAGCCATGGAAGCGAGCCCGGCCAGTTCCCGTTCGCAGACGATCCCTCCGGACGTTCGCAGGCTGCTCCCCGTGGCGACCGGCAGGTCAGCAGCGCGGACGTCCGTGACAGCGAGCCCGTCAGTCACATCAGGGACCATAGCCGTTACCTCATCCCCAACGGGATGAGAGACATCCTGCCATCCGTGGCGATCTTGTTCCGCGGCCTGGCGGTCAATGCCTTTCTCATACTGGCGCTGATCGTGCCGCTGGC
It encodes the following:
- a CDS encoding LLM class flavin-dependent oxidoreductase, producing the protein MARHIRFNAFDMNCVGHQSPGLWAHPRDKSFKYKDLDYWQDLARTLERGIFDGIFIADVIGYYDVYKGSNYHAIHQAAQIPVNDPLQLAAPIALATEHLGIGITASTSFEHPYTFARRLATADHHSKGRVGWNIVTSYLESGAKNVGQGGLRRHDNRYEVAAEYVEVLYKLLEGSWEEGAVVRDGDRRVFTHPEKVHEIAHKGKYFEVPGYGLTEPSPQRTPVLYQAGASGPGKAFAAAHAECIFVAAPTKSVLKAYVADIRQRIAAAGRDPSKVYIYTLVTIITDETEEKAQQKFADYRSYVSYDGSLTFMSGWSGIDFGQYAPTDVVEKIETNAIHSFVEHIAGGDKSWTIDELARFGGIGGMGPVFVGSPERIADILQEWVADTDVDGFNLAYAVTPDSFEDVVGHVVPELQKRGAYPTAYKPGTLREKLFGAGPYLPQSHPAEGYRDIAALKRREAGNAPALKSVGA
- a CDS encoding FAD/NAD(P)-binding protein, whose product is MHDIISMTAPSNTDHRPVRPVVAIIGGGFTGAACAFHLAGTLPDGLARIVVFEPRSMLGGGLAYDTAEQAHRINVPAALMSLVPDEGDHFQRWLEGSGVLAADPDAVTPGGHVFARRSAFGSYVAASLAPLVESGAIEHRRDPVRKIAATRAGRWTIEAGDGGVLEADIVVIATTHPSPSPPSMVDRALSGHTGYISDATVPRALMDIGRDDRVLIIGMGLTAADVIATLDAGGHRGRITAVSRRGLRSRGHNLSPQEPFGEFADPPSRSARALLRRVRDSVAVAEASGLSWHAVFDQLRKQGGDIWRALPIVERRRLVRYLRPFWDVHRFRIAPQVEAIIERRLAAGTLSFHAAAIAGVKRSGAGAVSVDFRPPHGRQPFQEQYDSVVVTTGPAHGAVLSSQSFLKGLSDAGRLQPDAVGLGIAVDEQSRAIDATGQVADNLYIAGPLARGTFGELMGLPQVVNHAAFVSESIASQVRSLASLPSPSR
- a CDS encoding sugar ABC transporter substrate-binding protein translates to MTDDIRSGVNRRNLLKLTAVAGVVAGTGLLSARTAAAGEELSLKGKRIGISTAGTDHFFDLQAYNAQIEEVKRLGGEPIAVDAGRNDGKLVSQLQTLIAQKPDAIVQLLGTLSVIDPWLKKAREADIPVLTIDVGSVNSINNATSDNWGIGKDLALQLVSDIGGEGNIVVFNGFYGVTPCAIRYDQLVNVVKYFPKVQIVQPELRDVIPNTVQDAFTQITAILAKYPEKGSIKAIWSAWDIPQLGATQALAAAGRTEIRTYGVDGSPEVLQLVADPNSPAAADVAQQPAELGRVAIQNVARHLAGQTLPRETYVPALLANKQNVGEISKKLGIG
- a CDS encoding acyl-CoA dehydrogenase family protein; its protein translation is MTALHLVKEADPREIRTRLFARAGEIAADLARRGAQLDAEGRPPLAEIDRLRQEGLLTALHPAEIGGGGLDWVDGLRLVRILARGESSIGQLLGYHFVNSQYVYWAADDPDKAWDLGVETVAKSLYWGAAVNPRDPGLTLARSGDHYLLNGKKTFSTGAHVSDRINANAAFGEEVANLVLPTDRAGYIANDDWDNIGQRLSDSGSVEFRDFPVYESDFLLPLAGKDAAPPVQATFNTPLIQLVFVNFYIGTAEGALAVAEDYVRTTTRPWVTSGLEKASEDPYILERIGEFRAALKASAALADAAASAVQSALARGRGVTARERGEAAIEAYAAKVNATHVALEVTSRIFELTGARSTASHHRFDRYWRNVRTHTLHDPVFYKAREVGDFALNGRVPEPSLYS
- a CDS encoding ABC transporter permease, giving the protein MLVDAPYIPASALEVEAQKAFETPRTGPAFGRRLATLALRGGALAVFVGVLVVFSAAAPFFLTVGNIGNVLGQSAIAGVLAIGLTIVIIAGGSNVVTGGIDLSLAANMGLSAAVYATLVQAGHGDGVAIAGALATGLAIGAVNAAAVTLAGIVPLLATLAVMNVVAGLELVLTQNTVVPASSEFLSALSAGGPFGIPVLAYLLLGFTLVVAAIVQYTPLGLRLYAVGAFPDAARAAGLPVKSFVAGSFLASGLCGGLAGILSVSYLSGSTTGAGDMLLPVVVTALLGTVFSGRLVPTVTGTLLSALFVGFLINGFQLLNISSTLVSGVQGLLILLVVSATTLLGRKENA
- a CDS encoding SfnB family sulfur acquisition oxidoreductase encodes the protein MSSVTRLSEPPQNARRIASEEEALAVARTLATEFAGGASRRDYERALPHEELDRLSASGLLAITVPAEYGGIDVSNAVLAEVTAILSEADSSIGQIPQNHFYILEALRHDGSEAQKRFYFGRALAGERFGNALSEVGTKTVGDYNTRITRDGAGFRINGRKFYSTGVLFAHWVAIFALDEEDRLTMSFAPRETEGIEIVDDWDGFGQRTTGSGTTILHDVYVPADAVVPHQKGFERPGTIGSVGQIIHAGIDLGIARAALKETIGYVRDRARPWTDSGVERAADDPLTIARIGELAIRVEAAVATLERAGRKIDQAQVNLNADNAVAATLAVAAAKVLTTELAIDATNVLFELAGSSATRRGLNLERHWRNARTHTLHDPVRWKYHVVGNYHLNGVTPPKSGAL
- a CDS encoding ABC transporter permease, translated to MATVALSSLGRGAARYALVAALAAVFALFATLAPGFLTGANLLSVLVNNFALLAIVAIAMTFAVSAGGIDLSVGTAVDFSSFAFVSLVLAGQPVALAALGGLAGGALVGLFNAVLIAGIGISPFLATLGTLFVGRSVQQLLTNGGNPVYLPPAGVPEAFRFLGHGTLAGLPVPLVVTALVIGGAWVVLSRTRFGRVALATGIQASVVRYSGLRLPRITAATYILVSTIAAVVGLILTSTVTVYIPSSGNAFLLNAIGATFIGTTFDPHGRPNVPGTVLGVLLLGVVANGLLLSGLNFYWQQVGTGLLIFSVLAIGFANRKAAGRA
- a CDS encoding sugar ABC transporter ATP-binding protein, with translation MADTAEGGAAVVRLENIVKRFGGAQALSGASLTVRRGSVHGLVGQNGAGKSTLIKLIAGLHRVDEGTVEIDGKAHDRLTPHLVEELGIHFIHQDRLLVPTFTVGEALFLGREPRIPGTPFLDRAAMRRRSAEILQRYFGLSLPHSALIADLSAAEKQIVQITRALIANPKVLVFDEPTAALVRREADLLFQLIRRLAAEGVTVLYISHYLGEIVDLCDTVTVLRNGRDVATLPVAETSAAEIGALMVNRDIGELYPKPAVTPGEVILQVENLALADRFDAVSFSLRKGEVLGLTGLVGSGAKEVVRTLFGLDRPTGGTVSVKGETVFSADPAAATERHLALVPEDRRRDGVALDLSVTENTTLASLDRFSRGLIDRGAERRQTEDLVKRLQVKTDGVDALVKTLSGGNQQKVAIAKWLSRQSEIYLLDEPTVGVDIAAKVEIYRLIGELAERGAGVLVLSSDIEELLGVTDRLLVFFRGRVTRQFISSETSPDQVLADVTGAYETLRHAG